Proteins encoded by one window of Mus musculus strain C57BL/6J chromosome 10, GRCm38.p6 C57BL/6J:
- the Slc26a10 gene encoding solute carrier family 26 member 10, translated as MSGPLASGTCSDPEEVSDLKSPLSSRFREPLTHARFQELFGGAEPEPELPAEPCLPCLCRLRRRRASACSGPGAWRVLLARLPPLRWLPQYRWRAWLLGDAVAGVTVGVVHVPQGMAFALLTSVPPVFGLYTSFFPVLIYSLLGTGRHLSTGTFAVLSLMTGSVVERVVPEPLAGNLSGIEREQLEARRVGAAAAVAFGSGALMLGMFVLQLGVLSTFLSEPVIKALTSGAALHVLVSQLPSLLGLSLPRQIGCFSLFKTLAAVLSALSQSSPAEVTISALSLVLLVPVKELNVRFRDRLLTPIPGEVVMVLLATVLCFTSSLDTRYNVQVVGPLPGGFPQPLLPTLDELPRILADSLPISLVTFAVSTSLASIYADKYSYTIEPNQELLAHGVSNLISSLFSCFPNSATLATTSLLVDAGGNTQLAGLFSCAVVLAALLWLRPFFYYLPKAVLACINISSMRQMFFQMQELPQLWHISHVDFAVWIVTWVAVVTLNVDLGLAVGVVVSMMTVVCRTQRVQCLELGLAEGTELYRPIRESRKLLQVPGLCILSYPAPLYFATRGQFHRILEWHLGLGERIKPGAEPVRVAILDFSGITFVDAAGAREVVQLTRRCQDDGIYLLLAQCNALVLETLTRARLLDSVSPEQLFVSVQDAAAHALERLKPTGPKICTVWV; from the exons ATGAGTGGGCCACTTGCCTCTGGGACCTGCTCAGATCCGGAAGAGGTTTCTGACCTTAAGTCTCCGCTGAGCTCAAGGTTCAGAGAACCTCTCACCCACGCTCGGTTCCAGGAGCTCTTCGGGGGCGCAGAGCCGGAGCCGGAGCTGCCAGCGGAGCCCTGCCTACCCTGCTTGTGCAGGCTGCGGAGGAGGCGAGCCAGCGCCTGTTCTGGGCCGGGGGCGTGGCGCGTGCTGCTGGCACGGCTGCCCCCGCTGCGTTGGCTGCCCCAATACCGCTGGCGAGCCTGGCTGCTCGGAGATGCTGTGGCTGGAGTAACCGTGGGCGTTGTGCACGTGCCCCAGG GCATGGCTTTTGCCCTCCTGACCTCGGTGCCCCCGGTGTTCGGACTCTACACgtctttctttcctgttctcaTCTACAGTTTACTGGGCACTGGGAGACACCTGTCCACTG GAACTTTCGCAGTACTCAGTCTAATGACCGGTTCTGTAGTCGAGAGGGTGGTGCCCGAACCCCTCGCGGGGAACCTCAGTGGAATCGAAAGGGAGCAACTGGAAGCTCGGAGAGTTGGGGCGGCAGCCGCTGTGGCCTTCGGGAGTGGGGCGCTAATG CTGGGGATGTTCGTGCTGCAGCTTGGTGTCCTGTCCACCTTTCTATCGGAGCCTGTGATCAAGGCGCTGACCAGCGGGGCCGCGCTGCACGTGCTGGTGTCCCAGCTGCCAAGCCTCTTGGGATTGTCTCTCCCACGCCAGATCGGCTGCTTTTCTCTCttcaag ACGCTGGCCGCGGTGCTCAGCGCCCTGTCCCAGAGCAGTCCTGCAGAAGTGACCATCTCGGCGCTCAGCCTGGTGTTGCTAGTGCCAGTCAAGGAACTAAACGTGCGATTCCGGGACAGGCTACTTACTCCAATCCCAGGAGAAGTTGTCATG gtgcttctggcTACGGTGCTCTGCTTCACCTCTTCCCTGGACACAAGATACAATGTCCAGGTAGTGGGACCATTGCCTGGAGG ATTTCCCcaacccctcctccccaccctggaTGAGCTGCCCAGGATACTGGCCGACTCCCTGCCTATCTCGTTGGTGACTTTTGCTGTGTccacctctctggcctccatctaTGCAGACAAGTACAGCTACACTATTGAGCCCAATCAG GAACTCCTGGCCCACGGTGTCTCCAacctcatttcttctctcttctcttgctttcccAACTCGGCCACACTGGCTACAACCAGCTTATTAGTGGATGCTGGTGGGAATACACAG CTGGCAGGCCTCTTCTCCTGCGCAGTGGTCCTGGCAGCGCTGCTGTGGCTGAGGCCCTTCTTCTACTACCTGCCCAAG GCTGTCCTGGCTTGCATCAATATCTCCAGCATGCGCCAGATGTTCTTCCAGATGCAAGAACTTCCGCAGCTCTGGCACATCAGCCATGTGGACTTT GCTGTGTGGATAGTCACGTGGGTGGCTGTCGTGACCCTGAATGTGGACCTGGGCCTGGCTGTGGGTGTGGTCGTCTCCATGATGACAGTGGTCTGCAGAACTCAGAG GGTGCAGTGCCTGGAGCTTGGATTGGCTGAGGGGACGGAGCTCTACAGGCCAATCAGAGAGAGCCGTAAG CTCCTCCAAGTTCCAGGTCTTTGTATCCTGAGTTATCCAGCACCCCTCTACTTTGCAACCCGTGGGCAGTTCCACCGAATCTTGGAGTGGCATCTGGGGCTTGGAGAAAGAATCAAG CCAG GTGCTGAGCCTGTCAGAGTGGCGATCCTAGACTTCAGTGGTATCACTTTTGTAGATGCTGCAGGGGCCCGGGAAGTGGTCCAG CTCACCAGGCGGTGCCAGGACGATGGGATCTACCTTCTCTTGGCTCAGTGTAATG CCTTGGTGCTCGAGACCTTGACCCGGGCGAGACTCCTGGATAGCGTGTCTCCAGAACAACTCTTTGTGAGTGTCCAGGATGCTGCTGCACATGCACTGGAGAGGCTG AAACCTACTGGCCCAAAGATTTGCACGGTGTGGGTCTGA
- the Slc26a10 gene encoding solute carrier family 26 member 10 isoform X2: MLQGAKDKMSGPLASGTCSDPEEVSDLKSPLSSRFREPLTHARFQELFGGAEPEPELPAEPCLPCLCRLRRRRASACSGPGAWRVLLARLPPLRWLPQYRWRAWLLGDAVAGVTVGVVHVPQGMAFALLTSVPPVFGLYTSFFPVLIYSLLGTGRHLSTGTFAVLSLMTGSVVERVVPEPLAGNLSGIEREQLEARRVGAAAAVAFGSGALMLGMFVLQLGVLSTFLSEPVIKALTSGAALHVLVSQLPSLLGLSLPRQIGCFSLFKTLAAVLSALSQSSPAEVTISALSLVLLVPVKELNVRFRDRLLTPIPGEVVMVLLATVLCFTSSLDTRYNVQVVGPLPGGFPQPLLPTLDELPRILADSLPISLVTFAVSTSLASIYADKYSYTIEPNQELLAHGVSNLISSLFSCFPNSATLATTSLLVDAGGNTQLAGLFSCAVVLAALLWLRPFFYYLPKAVLACINISSMRQMFFQMQELPQLWHISHVDFAVWIVTWVAVVTLNVDLGLAVGVVVSMMTVVCRTQRVQCLELGLAEGTELYRPIRESRKLLQVPGLCILSYPAPLYFATRGQFHRILEWHLGLGERIKPGSVPDKGAEPVRVAILDFSGITFVDAAGAREVVQLTRRCQDDGIYLLLAQCNALVLETLTRARLLDSVSPEQLFVSVQDAAAHALERLKPTGPKICTVWV; the protein is encoded by the exons ATGCTGCAGGGGGCCAAGGACAAAATGAGTGGGCCACTTGCCTCTGGGACCTGCTCAGATCCGGAAGAGGTTTCTGACCTTAAGTCTCCGCTGAGCTCAAGGTTCAGAGAACCTCTCACCCACGCTCGGTTCCAGGAGCTCTTCGGGGGCGCAGAGCCGGAGCCGGAGCTGCCAGCGGAGCCCTGCCTACCCTGCTTGTGCAGGCTGCGGAGGAGGCGAGCCAGCGCCTGTTCTGGGCCGGGGGCGTGGCGCGTGCTGCTGGCACGGCTGCCCCCGCTGCGTTGGCTGCCCCAATACCGCTGGCGAGCCTGGCTGCTCGGAGATGCTGTGGCTGGAGTAACCGTGGGCGTTGTGCACGTGCCCCAGG GCATGGCTTTTGCCCTCCTGACCTCGGTGCCCCCGGTGTTCGGACTCTACACgtctttctttcctgttctcaTCTACAGTTTACTGGGCACTGGGAGACACCTGTCCACTG GAACTTTCGCAGTACTCAGTCTAATGACCGGTTCTGTAGTCGAGAGGGTGGTGCCCGAACCCCTCGCGGGGAACCTCAGTGGAATCGAAAGGGAGCAACTGGAAGCTCGGAGAGTTGGGGCGGCAGCCGCTGTGGCCTTCGGGAGTGGGGCGCTAATG CTGGGGATGTTCGTGCTGCAGCTTGGTGTCCTGTCCACCTTTCTATCGGAGCCTGTGATCAAGGCGCTGACCAGCGGGGCCGCGCTGCACGTGCTGGTGTCCCAGCTGCCAAGCCTCTTGGGATTGTCTCTCCCACGCCAGATCGGCTGCTTTTCTCTCttcaag ACGCTGGCCGCGGTGCTCAGCGCCCTGTCCCAGAGCAGTCCTGCAGAAGTGACCATCTCGGCGCTCAGCCTGGTGTTGCTAGTGCCAGTCAAGGAACTAAACGTGCGATTCCGGGACAGGCTACTTACTCCAATCCCAGGAGAAGTTGTCATG gtgcttctggcTACGGTGCTCTGCTTCACCTCTTCCCTGGACACAAGATACAATGTCCAGGTAGTGGGACCATTGCCTGGAGG ATTTCCCcaacccctcctccccaccctggaTGAGCTGCCCAGGATACTGGCCGACTCCCTGCCTATCTCGTTGGTGACTTTTGCTGTGTccacctctctggcctccatctaTGCAGACAAGTACAGCTACACTATTGAGCCCAATCAG GAACTCCTGGCCCACGGTGTCTCCAacctcatttcttctctcttctcttgctttcccAACTCGGCCACACTGGCTACAACCAGCTTATTAGTGGATGCTGGTGGGAATACACAG CTGGCAGGCCTCTTCTCCTGCGCAGTGGTCCTGGCAGCGCTGCTGTGGCTGAGGCCCTTCTTCTACTACCTGCCCAAG GCTGTCCTGGCTTGCATCAATATCTCCAGCATGCGCCAGATGTTCTTCCAGATGCAAGAACTTCCGCAGCTCTGGCACATCAGCCATGTGGACTTT GCTGTGTGGATAGTCACGTGGGTGGCTGTCGTGACCCTGAATGTGGACCTGGGCCTGGCTGTGGGTGTGGTCGTCTCCATGATGACAGTGGTCTGCAGAACTCAGAG GGTGCAGTGCCTGGAGCTTGGATTGGCTGAGGGGACGGAGCTCTACAGGCCAATCAGAGAGAGCCGTAAG CTCCTCCAAGTTCCAGGTCTTTGTATCCTGAGTTATCCAGCACCCCTCTACTTTGCAACCCGTGGGCAGTTCCACCGAATCTTGGAGTGGCATCTGGGGCTTGGAGAAAGAATCAAG CCAGGTAGTGTACCTGACAAAG GTGCTGAGCCTGTCAGAGTGGCGATCCTAGACTTCAGTGGTATCACTTTTGTAGATGCTGCAGGGGCCCGGGAAGTGGTCCAG CTCACCAGGCGGTGCCAGGACGATGGGATCTACCTTCTCTTGGCTCAGTGTAATG CCTTGGTGCTCGAGACCTTGACCCGGGCGAGACTCCTGGATAGCGTGTCTCCAGAACAACTCTTTGTGAGTGTCCAGGATGCTGCTGCACATGCACTGGAGAGGCTG AAACCTACTGGCCCAAAGATTTGCACGGTGTGGGTCTGA
- the Slc26a10 gene encoding solute carrier family 26 member 10 isoform X1, with protein sequence MLQGAKDKMSGPLASGTCSDPEEVSDLKSPLSSRFREPLTHARFQELFGGAEPEPELPAEPCLPCLCRLRRRRASACSGPGAWRVLLARLPPLRWLPQYRWRAWLLGDAVAGVTVGVVHVPQGMAFALLTSVPPVFGLYTSFFPVLIYSLLGTGRHLSTGTFAVLSLMTGSVVERVVPEPLAGNLSGIEREQLEARRVGAAAAVAFGSGALMLGMFVLQLGVLSTFLSEPVIKALTSGAALHVLVSQLPSLLGLSLPRQIGCFSLFKTLAAVLSALSQSSPAEVTISALSLVLLVPVKELNVRFRDRLLTPIPGEVVMVLLATVLCFTSSLDTRYNVQVVGPLPGGFPQPLLPTLDELPRILADSLPISLVTFAVSTSLASIYADKYSYTIEPNQELLAHGVSNLISSLFSCFPNSATLATTSLLVDAGGNTQLAGLFSCAVVLAALLWLRPFFYYLPKAVLACINISSMRQMFFQMQELPQLWHISHVDFAVWIVTWVAVVTLNVDLGLAVGVVVSMMTVVCRTQRVQCLELGLAEGTELYRPIRESRKLLQVPGLCILSYPAPLYFATRGQFHRILEWHLGLGERIKPGSVPDKGAEPVRVAILDFSGITFVDAAGAREVVQLTRRCQDDGIYLLLAQCNALVLETLTRARLLDSVSPEQLFVSVQDAAAHALERLVRGRSIKSGSQEVLG encoded by the exons ATGCTGCAGGGGGCCAAGGACAAAATGAGTGGGCCACTTGCCTCTGGGACCTGCTCAGATCCGGAAGAGGTTTCTGACCTTAAGTCTCCGCTGAGCTCAAGGTTCAGAGAACCTCTCACCCACGCTCGGTTCCAGGAGCTCTTCGGGGGCGCAGAGCCGGAGCCGGAGCTGCCAGCGGAGCCCTGCCTACCCTGCTTGTGCAGGCTGCGGAGGAGGCGAGCCAGCGCCTGTTCTGGGCCGGGGGCGTGGCGCGTGCTGCTGGCACGGCTGCCCCCGCTGCGTTGGCTGCCCCAATACCGCTGGCGAGCCTGGCTGCTCGGAGATGCTGTGGCTGGAGTAACCGTGGGCGTTGTGCACGTGCCCCAGG GCATGGCTTTTGCCCTCCTGACCTCGGTGCCCCCGGTGTTCGGACTCTACACgtctttctttcctgttctcaTCTACAGTTTACTGGGCACTGGGAGACACCTGTCCACTG GAACTTTCGCAGTACTCAGTCTAATGACCGGTTCTGTAGTCGAGAGGGTGGTGCCCGAACCCCTCGCGGGGAACCTCAGTGGAATCGAAAGGGAGCAACTGGAAGCTCGGAGAGTTGGGGCGGCAGCCGCTGTGGCCTTCGGGAGTGGGGCGCTAATG CTGGGGATGTTCGTGCTGCAGCTTGGTGTCCTGTCCACCTTTCTATCGGAGCCTGTGATCAAGGCGCTGACCAGCGGGGCCGCGCTGCACGTGCTGGTGTCCCAGCTGCCAAGCCTCTTGGGATTGTCTCTCCCACGCCAGATCGGCTGCTTTTCTCTCttcaag ACGCTGGCCGCGGTGCTCAGCGCCCTGTCCCAGAGCAGTCCTGCAGAAGTGACCATCTCGGCGCTCAGCCTGGTGTTGCTAGTGCCAGTCAAGGAACTAAACGTGCGATTCCGGGACAGGCTACTTACTCCAATCCCAGGAGAAGTTGTCATG gtgcttctggcTACGGTGCTCTGCTTCACCTCTTCCCTGGACACAAGATACAATGTCCAGGTAGTGGGACCATTGCCTGGAGG ATTTCCCcaacccctcctccccaccctggaTGAGCTGCCCAGGATACTGGCCGACTCCCTGCCTATCTCGTTGGTGACTTTTGCTGTGTccacctctctggcctccatctaTGCAGACAAGTACAGCTACACTATTGAGCCCAATCAG GAACTCCTGGCCCACGGTGTCTCCAacctcatttcttctctcttctcttgctttcccAACTCGGCCACACTGGCTACAACCAGCTTATTAGTGGATGCTGGTGGGAATACACAG CTGGCAGGCCTCTTCTCCTGCGCAGTGGTCCTGGCAGCGCTGCTGTGGCTGAGGCCCTTCTTCTACTACCTGCCCAAG GCTGTCCTGGCTTGCATCAATATCTCCAGCATGCGCCAGATGTTCTTCCAGATGCAAGAACTTCCGCAGCTCTGGCACATCAGCCATGTGGACTTT GCTGTGTGGATAGTCACGTGGGTGGCTGTCGTGACCCTGAATGTGGACCTGGGCCTGGCTGTGGGTGTGGTCGTCTCCATGATGACAGTGGTCTGCAGAACTCAGAG GGTGCAGTGCCTGGAGCTTGGATTGGCTGAGGGGACGGAGCTCTACAGGCCAATCAGAGAGAGCCGTAAG CTCCTCCAAGTTCCAGGTCTTTGTATCCTGAGTTATCCAGCACCCCTCTACTTTGCAACCCGTGGGCAGTTCCACCGAATCTTGGAGTGGCATCTGGGGCTTGGAGAAAGAATCAAG CCAGGTAGTGTACCTGACAAAG GTGCTGAGCCTGTCAGAGTGGCGATCCTAGACTTCAGTGGTATCACTTTTGTAGATGCTGCAGGGGCCCGGGAAGTGGTCCAG CTCACCAGGCGGTGCCAGGACGATGGGATCTACCTTCTCTTGGCTCAGTGTAATG CCTTGGTGCTCGAGACCTTGACCCGGGCGAGACTCCTGGATAGCGTGTCTCCAGAACAACTCTTTGTGAGTGTCCAGGATGCTGCTGCACATGCACTGGAGAGGCTGGTAAGGGGGAGGAGCATCAAGAGTGGGAGCCAGGAGGTGCTGGGCTAG
- the Slc26a10 gene encoding solute carrier family 26 member 10 isoform X4, whose translation MLQGAKDKMSGPLASGTCSDPEEVSDLKSPLSSRFREPLTHARFQELFGGAEPEPELPAEPCLPCLCRLRRRRASACSGPGAWRVLLARLPPLRWLPQYRWRAWLLGDAVAGVTVGVVHVPQGMAFALLTSVPPVFGLYTSFFPVLIYSLLGTGRHLSTGTFAVLSLMTGSVVERVVPEPLAGNLSGIEREQLEARRVGAAAAVAFGSGALMLGMFVLQLGVLSTFLSEPVIKALTSGAALHVLVSQLPSLLGLSLPRQIGCFSLFKVLLATVLCFTSSLDTRYNVQVVGPLPGGFPQPLLPTLDELPRILADSLPISLVTFAVSTSLASIYADKYSYTIEPNQELLAHGVSNLISSLFSCFPNSATLATTSLLVDAGGNTQLAGLFSCAVVLAALLWLRPFFYYLPKAVLACINISSMRQMFFQMQELPQLWHISHVDFAVWIVTWVAVVTLNVDLGLAVGVVVSMMTVVCRTQRVQCLELGLAEGTELYRPIRESRKLLQVPGLCILSYPAPLYFATRGQFHRILEWHLGLGERIKPGSVPDKGAEPVRVAILDFSGITFVDAAGAREVVQLTRRCQDDGIYLLLAQCNALVLETLTRARLLDSVSPEQLFVSVQDAAAHALERLVRGRSIKSGSQEVLG comes from the exons ATGCTGCAGGGGGCCAAGGACAAAATGAGTGGGCCACTTGCCTCTGGGACCTGCTCAGATCCGGAAGAGGTTTCTGACCTTAAGTCTCCGCTGAGCTCAAGGTTCAGAGAACCTCTCACCCACGCTCGGTTCCAGGAGCTCTTCGGGGGCGCAGAGCCGGAGCCGGAGCTGCCAGCGGAGCCCTGCCTACCCTGCTTGTGCAGGCTGCGGAGGAGGCGAGCCAGCGCCTGTTCTGGGCCGGGGGCGTGGCGCGTGCTGCTGGCACGGCTGCCCCCGCTGCGTTGGCTGCCCCAATACCGCTGGCGAGCCTGGCTGCTCGGAGATGCTGTGGCTGGAGTAACCGTGGGCGTTGTGCACGTGCCCCAGG GCATGGCTTTTGCCCTCCTGACCTCGGTGCCCCCGGTGTTCGGACTCTACACgtctttctttcctgttctcaTCTACAGTTTACTGGGCACTGGGAGACACCTGTCCACTG GAACTTTCGCAGTACTCAGTCTAATGACCGGTTCTGTAGTCGAGAGGGTGGTGCCCGAACCCCTCGCGGGGAACCTCAGTGGAATCGAAAGGGAGCAACTGGAAGCTCGGAGAGTTGGGGCGGCAGCCGCTGTGGCCTTCGGGAGTGGGGCGCTAATG CTGGGGATGTTCGTGCTGCAGCTTGGTGTCCTGTCCACCTTTCTATCGGAGCCTGTGATCAAGGCGCTGACCAGCGGGGCCGCGCTGCACGTGCTGGTGTCCCAGCTGCCAAGCCTCTTGGGATTGTCTCTCCCACGCCAGATCGGCTGCTTTTCTCTCttcaag gtgcttctggcTACGGTGCTCTGCTTCACCTCTTCCCTGGACACAAGATACAATGTCCAGGTAGTGGGACCATTGCCTGGAGG ATTTCCCcaacccctcctccccaccctggaTGAGCTGCCCAGGATACTGGCCGACTCCCTGCCTATCTCGTTGGTGACTTTTGCTGTGTccacctctctggcctccatctaTGCAGACAAGTACAGCTACACTATTGAGCCCAATCAG GAACTCCTGGCCCACGGTGTCTCCAacctcatttcttctctcttctcttgctttcccAACTCGGCCACACTGGCTACAACCAGCTTATTAGTGGATGCTGGTGGGAATACACAG CTGGCAGGCCTCTTCTCCTGCGCAGTGGTCCTGGCAGCGCTGCTGTGGCTGAGGCCCTTCTTCTACTACCTGCCCAAG GCTGTCCTGGCTTGCATCAATATCTCCAGCATGCGCCAGATGTTCTTCCAGATGCAAGAACTTCCGCAGCTCTGGCACATCAGCCATGTGGACTTT GCTGTGTGGATAGTCACGTGGGTGGCTGTCGTGACCCTGAATGTGGACCTGGGCCTGGCTGTGGGTGTGGTCGTCTCCATGATGACAGTGGTCTGCAGAACTCAGAG GGTGCAGTGCCTGGAGCTTGGATTGGCTGAGGGGACGGAGCTCTACAGGCCAATCAGAGAGAGCCGTAAG CTCCTCCAAGTTCCAGGTCTTTGTATCCTGAGTTATCCAGCACCCCTCTACTTTGCAACCCGTGGGCAGTTCCACCGAATCTTGGAGTGGCATCTGGGGCTTGGAGAAAGAATCAAG CCAGGTAGTGTACCTGACAAAG GTGCTGAGCCTGTCAGAGTGGCGATCCTAGACTTCAGTGGTATCACTTTTGTAGATGCTGCAGGGGCCCGGGAAGTGGTCCAG CTCACCAGGCGGTGCCAGGACGATGGGATCTACCTTCTCTTGGCTCAGTGTAATG CCTTGGTGCTCGAGACCTTGACCCGGGCGAGACTCCTGGATAGCGTGTCTCCAGAACAACTCTTTGTGAGTGTCCAGGATGCTGCTGCACATGCACTGGAGAGGCTGGTAAGGGGGAGGAGCATCAAGAGTGGGAGCCAGGAGGTGCTGGGCTAG
- the Slc26a10 gene encoding solute carrier family 26 member 10 isoform X3, which translates to MLQGAKDKMSGPLASGTCSDPEEVSDLKSPLSSRFREPLTHARFQELFGGAEPEPELPAEPCLPCLCRLRRRRASACSGPGAWRVLLARLPPLRWLPQYRWRAWLLGDAVAGVTVGVVHVPQGMAFALLTSVPPVFGLYTSFFPVLIYSLLGTGRHLSTGTFAVLSLMTGSVVERVVPEPLAGNLSGIEREQLEARRVGAAAAVAFGSGALMLGMFVLQLGVLSTFLSEPVIKALTSGAALHVLVSQLPSLLGLSLPRQIGCFSLFKTLAAVLSALSQSSPAEVTISALSLVLLVPVKELNVRFRDRLLTPIPGEVVMVLLATVLCFTSSLDTRYNVQVVGPLPGGFPQPLLPTLDELPRILADSLPISLVTFAVSTSLASIYADKYSYTIEPNQELLAHGVSNLISSLFSCFPNSATLATTSLLVDAGGNTQLAGLFSCAVVLAALLWLRPFFYYLPKAVLACINISSMRQMFFQMQELPQLWHISHVDFAVWIVTWVAVVTLNVDLGLAVGVVVSMMTVVCRTQRVQCLELGLAEGTELYRPIRESRKLLQVPGLCILSYPAPLYFATRGQFHRILEWHLGLGERIKPGAEPVRVAILDFSGITFVDAAGAREVVQLTRRCQDDGIYLLLAQCNALVLETLTRARLLDSVSPEQLFVSVQDAAAHALERLVRGRSIKSGSQEVLG; encoded by the exons ATGCTGCAGGGGGCCAAGGACAAAATGAGTGGGCCACTTGCCTCTGGGACCTGCTCAGATCCGGAAGAGGTTTCTGACCTTAAGTCTCCGCTGAGCTCAAGGTTCAGAGAACCTCTCACCCACGCTCGGTTCCAGGAGCTCTTCGGGGGCGCAGAGCCGGAGCCGGAGCTGCCAGCGGAGCCCTGCCTACCCTGCTTGTGCAGGCTGCGGAGGAGGCGAGCCAGCGCCTGTTCTGGGCCGGGGGCGTGGCGCGTGCTGCTGGCACGGCTGCCCCCGCTGCGTTGGCTGCCCCAATACCGCTGGCGAGCCTGGCTGCTCGGAGATGCTGTGGCTGGAGTAACCGTGGGCGTTGTGCACGTGCCCCAGG GCATGGCTTTTGCCCTCCTGACCTCGGTGCCCCCGGTGTTCGGACTCTACACgtctttctttcctgttctcaTCTACAGTTTACTGGGCACTGGGAGACACCTGTCCACTG GAACTTTCGCAGTACTCAGTCTAATGACCGGTTCTGTAGTCGAGAGGGTGGTGCCCGAACCCCTCGCGGGGAACCTCAGTGGAATCGAAAGGGAGCAACTGGAAGCTCGGAGAGTTGGGGCGGCAGCCGCTGTGGCCTTCGGGAGTGGGGCGCTAATG CTGGGGATGTTCGTGCTGCAGCTTGGTGTCCTGTCCACCTTTCTATCGGAGCCTGTGATCAAGGCGCTGACCAGCGGGGCCGCGCTGCACGTGCTGGTGTCCCAGCTGCCAAGCCTCTTGGGATTGTCTCTCCCACGCCAGATCGGCTGCTTTTCTCTCttcaag ACGCTGGCCGCGGTGCTCAGCGCCCTGTCCCAGAGCAGTCCTGCAGAAGTGACCATCTCGGCGCTCAGCCTGGTGTTGCTAGTGCCAGTCAAGGAACTAAACGTGCGATTCCGGGACAGGCTACTTACTCCAATCCCAGGAGAAGTTGTCATG gtgcttctggcTACGGTGCTCTGCTTCACCTCTTCCCTGGACACAAGATACAATGTCCAGGTAGTGGGACCATTGCCTGGAGG ATTTCCCcaacccctcctccccaccctggaTGAGCTGCCCAGGATACTGGCCGACTCCCTGCCTATCTCGTTGGTGACTTTTGCTGTGTccacctctctggcctccatctaTGCAGACAAGTACAGCTACACTATTGAGCCCAATCAG GAACTCCTGGCCCACGGTGTCTCCAacctcatttcttctctcttctcttgctttcccAACTCGGCCACACTGGCTACAACCAGCTTATTAGTGGATGCTGGTGGGAATACACAG CTGGCAGGCCTCTTCTCCTGCGCAGTGGTCCTGGCAGCGCTGCTGTGGCTGAGGCCCTTCTTCTACTACCTGCCCAAG GCTGTCCTGGCTTGCATCAATATCTCCAGCATGCGCCAGATGTTCTTCCAGATGCAAGAACTTCCGCAGCTCTGGCACATCAGCCATGTGGACTTT GCTGTGTGGATAGTCACGTGGGTGGCTGTCGTGACCCTGAATGTGGACCTGGGCCTGGCTGTGGGTGTGGTCGTCTCCATGATGACAGTGGTCTGCAGAACTCAGAG GGTGCAGTGCCTGGAGCTTGGATTGGCTGAGGGGACGGAGCTCTACAGGCCAATCAGAGAGAGCCGTAAG CTCCTCCAAGTTCCAGGTCTTTGTATCCTGAGTTATCCAGCACCCCTCTACTTTGCAACCCGTGGGCAGTTCCACCGAATCTTGGAGTGGCATCTGGGGCTTGGAGAAAGAATCAAG CCAG GTGCTGAGCCTGTCAGAGTGGCGATCCTAGACTTCAGTGGTATCACTTTTGTAGATGCTGCAGGGGCCCGGGAAGTGGTCCAG CTCACCAGGCGGTGCCAGGACGATGGGATCTACCTTCTCTTGGCTCAGTGTAATG CCTTGGTGCTCGAGACCTTGACCCGGGCGAGACTCCTGGATAGCGTGTCTCCAGAACAACTCTTTGTGAGTGTCCAGGATGCTGCTGCACATGCACTGGAGAGGCTGGTAAGGGGGAGGAGCATCAAGAGTGGGAGCCAGGAGGTGCTGGGCTAG